One window of the Bacillota bacterium genome contains the following:
- a CDS encoding VTT domain-containing protein translates to MNELADLLLEYGAAGLIVVAFAEASFFPVPPDALLIPLVLVEPRRGIWYAFLCTVASAGGGLFGHFLGKRAGRPLLERLSRGRRLDRIEDLFQKYGGWAVAFAALTPIPYKVFTIAAGVFLVRRRVVFVSSLLGRGLRFFFEALLVDLMGPAAVNFLKRYSEPVTFGLGVLLLGAAVWYTWYRQRYSRR, encoded by the coding sequence ATGAACGAATTAGCAGACTTGCTCCTTGAATATGGTGCAGCAGGATTAATTGTGGTTGCGTTTGCAGAAGCCTCTTTTTTTCCGGTTCCTCCGGATGCCCTGCTGATCCCTCTCGTTCTGGTGGAACCGCGCCGGGGTATATGGTATGCTTTCCTCTGTACCGTAGCCTCAGCCGGGGGCGGTCTTTTCGGTCATTTCCTGGGGAAGCGGGCAGGGCGGCCCTTGCTGGAGCGCTTGAGCCGGGGGAGGCGGCTGGACCGGATCGAAGACCTTTTTCAAAAATACGGGGGGTGGGCAGTGGCTTTCGCCGCCTTGACCCCTATCCCCTACAAGGTGTTCACCATCGCGGCGGGAGTTTTCTTGGTGAGGCGCCGGGTCGTTTTCGTAAGCTCTTTGCTGGGGCGGGGTCTGCGTTTCTTTTTTGAGGCACTGCTTGTTGATTTGATGGGTCCCGCTGCGGTTAATTTCCTGAAAAGGTACTCGGAGCCGGTTACCTTTGGTCTTGGTGTTTTGCTGCTGGGTGCGGCGGTATGGTATACTTGGTACAGGCAAAGGTATTCCAGACGATAA
- a CDS encoding ABC transporter permease produces the protein MKRVFPIIYKELIQMRRDRPTLAMMLLLPVVQLLLFGFAVNTDVKHLPTVVWDQSRSRASREILDAFKHSQYYDLRYSAGSYREVTAYLDSGMARVGIVFPPDFARKLKRGESAPVQVIVDASDPMTASSAISTSQLIGQLKSLEIVTSSFPGRGSGFEEAPPVDVRVRTWYNPDLLSVNFMVPGLLGVILTIAMVLFTAMAVVRERERGTLEQLIVTPVRPAELMIGKILPYMAVALVMMTLALLAGVLVFRVPINGSIGLLYLLSLVFMLACLGIGLLISTVARNQQQAMQMAFFVIFPTILLSGFVFPREAMPPFFYALGYLVPATYFLQILRGIILKGIGLNYLWPQVVSLLVFGLIVNFVSILRFRKRLS, from the coding sequence ATGAAAAGAGTTTTTCCGATTATTTACAAAGAATTGATCCAGATGCGGCGCGACCGGCCGACCCTCGCGATGATGCTTTTGCTCCCGGTAGTCCAGCTTTTGCTTTTTGGGTTTGCCGTGAACACAGATGTCAAGCACCTGCCCACAGTCGTCTGGGACCAGTCCCGGAGCCGGGCAAGCAGGGAGATCCTTGATGCTTTCAAGCATTCCCAGTATTACGACCTGCGGTATTCCGCCGGGAGCTACCGCGAGGTGACCGCTTACCTGGACAGCGGGATGGCGCGGGTAGGGATCGTCTTTCCCCCGGATTTCGCCCGCAAGTTAAAGCGGGGCGAGAGCGCCCCGGTCCAGGTGATTGTTGACGCATCTGACCCGATGACGGCCAGTTCTGCCATCAGTACCTCCCAGTTGATTGGCCAGTTAAAGTCGCTCGAGATCGTCACCAGCAGTTTTCCGGGCCGGGGTTCCGGGTTCGAAGAGGCACCCCCGGTTGATGTCCGGGTGCGGACGTGGTACAATCCAGACCTCCTCTCGGTGAACTTTATGGTGCCGGGGCTCCTGGGGGTAATCCTGACCATCGCAATGGTCCTGTTTACCGCAATGGCCGTCGTCCGGGAGCGGGAGCGGGGGACGCTGGAACAATTGATCGTTACCCCGGTGCGTCCGGCAGAATTGATGATCGGGAAAATTTTGCCCTACATGGCCGTTGCCCTGGTGATGATGACCCTTGCCCTCCTGGCCGGGGTGCTCGTCTTCCGGGTCCCCATCAACGGGAGCATCGGGCTGCTTTACCTTCTTTCCCTGGTTTTCATGCTGGCCTGCCTGGGGATCGGCCTTCTCATTTCCACCGTTGCCAGAAACCAGCAGCAGGCGATGCAGATGGCCTTTTTCGTTATTTTCCCCACGATTTTGCTTTCGGGGTTCGTCTTTCCCCGTGAGGCGATGCCCCCCTTCTTTTACGCGCTCGGCTACCTCGTTCCCGCCACCTACTTCCTTCAGATCCTGCGCGGGATTATTCTCAAAGGGATCGGCCTCAACTACCTCTGGCCCCAGGTGGTTTCCCTCCTGGTCTTCGGCCTCATTGTGAACTTCGTCAGCATCCTGCGCTTCCGTAAGAGGCTTTCTTGA
- a CDS encoding heavy metal translocating P-type ATPase, with translation MERELRDAALRGPAGGQGPPPEHQEKGGKGPAPEGETKRLYLTVRGMSCAACVRRIENALRQTPGVVQASVNFAGEKAVVDYDPGVVAPEELRSLVQGLGYEALLDEEQPPDHEEAAREGDLKKLGRTLLFAATFTVPVVLGSFREFLPGIPAWLANPWLLLLLTTPVQFGAGWRFYLGAWSALKARSADMNVLIATGTSAAYLYSLLMTVAPGYFEARGMTPVIYYDTAAVIITLILLGRYLEARAKRQTSAAIRKLMGLRPKMARVVRAGREVEVPVEEVVPGDLVVVRPGEKVPVDGVIVEGHSALDESMLTGESVPVEKGPGDEVIGATLNRTGTFRFRATKVGRETVLAQIIRLVEEAQGSKPPIQRLADVVASYFVPAVLGIAVLTFLGWYFFGPAPSLLYALLNFVAVLIIACPCALGLATPTAVMVGTGKGAEYGVLIKNGESLELAHRLSTIVFDKTGTLTEGEPVVTDVMARGAGERDLLFYAAAAEQGSEHPLGEAVVRHAREQAGLDLPGAEDFEAIPGRGVRALVAGKEVLVGTPELLKGRGVDLGDLEQEGEALAGQGKTPMYVALDGVCVGLIGVADRLKPTSRRAITALHQMGLETVMITGDHARTAAAIAREAGITRFRARVLPGGKAAEIKKLQEEGRIVGMVGDGINDAPALAQADVGIALGTGTDVAMASSDITLITGDLLGVVTALQLSRRTIRTIKQNLFWAFIYNIIGIPVAAGVLYPFFGILLNPMVAALAMAFSSVSVVTNSLRLRSFRPRLPRLPEG, from the coding sequence ATGGAGCGGGAATTAAGGGATGCTGCGCTAAGAGGCCCAGCCGGGGGCCAGGGGCCCCCTCCGGAGCATCAAGAGAAAGGAGGGAAGGGACCGGCCCCGGAAGGGGAAACGAAGCGCCTTTACCTGACCGTCCGGGGGATGTCCTGTGCAGCCTGCGTGCGCAGAATTGAAAATGCCCTCCGGCAGACGCCCGGCGTTGTTCAGGCCTCCGTCAACTTTGCCGGGGAAAAGGCCGTCGTCGACTACGATCCCGGGGTTGTCGCCCCGGAGGAACTGCGGTCCCTGGTGCAGGGTTTGGGGTACGAAGCCCTGCTGGACGAGGAACAGCCGCCGGACCATGAGGAGGCGGCGCGGGAAGGCGATCTTAAGAAACTGGGCCGGACGCTGCTCTTTGCCGCGACTTTCACGGTGCCGGTGGTGCTGGGCAGCTTCCGGGAGTTTCTCCCCGGCATCCCTGCCTGGCTGGCCAACCCCTGGCTCCTGCTTCTCCTCACCACGCCCGTTCAGTTCGGAGCAGGGTGGCGTTTTTACCTGGGCGCCTGGTCGGCCCTCAAGGCCCGCAGCGCCGACATGAACGTCCTCATCGCTACGGGTACAAGCGCCGCCTACCTGTACAGCCTCCTCATGACCGTGGCGCCCGGCTACTTTGAGGCGCGGGGGATGACCCCCGTGATTTACTACGATACGGCGGCGGTGATCATCACCCTGATCCTGCTGGGCCGGTATCTTGAGGCGCGGGCAAAGCGGCAGACCTCGGCAGCGATCAGGAAGTTGATGGGGCTGCGGCCCAAGATGGCCAGGGTGGTGCGCGCCGGGAGGGAGGTGGAGGTCCCTGTAGAGGAGGTGGTTCCCGGCGATCTCGTGGTCGTCAGGCCCGGGGAAAAGGTCCCTGTGGATGGGGTGATTGTGGAGGGGCATTCCGCCCTGGATGAGTCGATGCTGACAGGTGAAAGCGTTCCGGTGGAGAAGGGGCCGGGAGACGAAGTGATCGGGGCGACTTTGAACAGGACGGGAACCTTCCGGTTCCGCGCCACAAAGGTGGGAAGAGAAACGGTTCTCGCCCAGATTATCAGGCTGGTGGAGGAGGCCCAGGGATCAAAGCCCCCCATTCAGCGCCTTGCCGATGTGGTGGCGAGCTACTTCGTGCCGGCCGTCTTAGGCATCGCCGTCCTCACCTTCCTCGGCTGGTACTTTTTCGGGCCCGCCCCCTCCCTGCTCTACGCCCTGCTTAATTTCGTCGCAGTTCTGATCATCGCCTGCCCCTGCGCCCTGGGCCTGGCAACGCCCACTGCGGTGATGGTGGGCACGGGAAAGGGAGCCGAGTACGGAGTCCTGATCAAAAACGGGGAAAGCCTGGAGCTGGCCCACAGGCTGAGTACCATCGTTTTCGACAAAACGGGGACTCTGACCGAAGGGGAGCCGGTTGTGACCGATGTTATGGCGCGGGGAGCAGGGGAACGGGACCTGCTGTTCTATGCTGCCGCTGCGGAGCAGGGCTCGGAGCACCCTCTGGGGGAGGCGGTGGTGCGCCACGCGCGGGAGCAGGCCGGCCTTGATCTTCCCGGCGCGGAAGATTTTGAAGCGATCCCCGGGCGGGGGGTGCGCGCCCTCGTTGCAGGGAAGGAGGTTCTCGTGGGGACACCGGAGCTCCTCAAGGGGAGGGGGGTCGATCTGGGAGACCTGGAGCAGGAAGGGGAGGCCCTTGCCGGTCAGGGAAAGACTCCCATGTACGTTGCGCTCGACGGGGTGTGCGTGGGGCTGATCGGTGTTGCCGACCGGCTCAAGCCTACCTCGCGGCGCGCCATTACCGCCCTGCACCAGATGGGCCTGGAGACGGTGATGATTACCGGAGACCACGCCCGCACCGCGGCGGCCATTGCCCGGGAGGCCGGCATCACCCGGTTCCGGGCGCGCGTCCTGCCGGGGGGCAAGGCAGCCGAGATCAAGAAACTGCAGGAAGAGGGGCGGATTGTGGGAATGGTAGGCGACGGGATCAACGACGCCCCCGCGCTTGCCCAGGCCGATGTCGGAATCGCCCTGGGAACCGGCACCGATGTGGCGATGGCCTCTTCGGACATCACCCTGATCACCGGCGACCTGCTGGGTGTGGTGACGGCCCTGCAGTTGAGCAGGAGGACGATCAGGACGATCAAGCAGAACCTTTTCTGGGCTTTTATCTACAACATCATCGGAATTCCCGTTGCCGCCGGGGTGCTTTACCCCTTTTTCGGGATCCTGCTCAACCCGATGGTTGCGGCACTGGCAATGGCATTCAGTTCCGTTTCCGTCGTCACCAACTCCCTGCGCCTGCGCTCATTCAGGCCGCGCCTTCCCCGGCTGCCGGAGGGCTGA
- a CDS encoding ABC transporter ATP-binding protein produces MEERAQNGSGQNTAGKQNEGEAIVTENLSKVFGGFVAVDRVSITVRAGEVFGLLGPNGAGKSTLVRMLCGILAPTAGRAKVLGYDLNSEAERVKAHLGYVSQRFSLYPDLTGEENLFFYARIYGVSGRRRRQRTADVAALLDLKKWLSVRVEHLPRGIQQRLALGCALLHEPPLLFLDEPTSGVDPRARRLFWDIIHRLAQEEVTVLVTTHYMDEAAYCHRLAFMYGGKLLVCGTPEQVKERSGEQNLETAFVRLVRKQKVSGIKSKLD; encoded by the coding sequence GTGGAGGAGCGGGCTCAAAATGGAAGCGGGCAGAACACTGCCGGCAAACAAAACGAAGGGGAAGCGATTGTCACCGAAAACCTCTCAAAGGTGTTCGGGGGTTTTGTTGCCGTTGACAGGGTCAGCATCACAGTCCGGGCGGGCGAGGTTTTCGGTTTGCTGGGCCCCAACGGGGCGGGAAAATCTACCCTTGTCAGGATGCTCTGCGGCATCCTCGCTCCAACTGCAGGGAGGGCGAAGGTGCTGGGTTACGACCTGAATTCGGAAGCCGAGCGGGTCAAAGCGCACCTCGGTTACGTGTCTCAGCGTTTCAGCCTTTACCCGGACCTGACGGGGGAGGAGAATTTATTTTTTTATGCCCGGATTTACGGTGTCTCAGGCAGGCGGCGGAGACAGCGGACTGCAGATGTGGCGGCATTGCTCGATTTAAAGAAGTGGCTTTCCGTGCGGGTGGAACATTTGCCCCGCGGCATCCAGCAGCGCCTCGCCCTGGGTTGCGCTCTCCTGCATGAACCCCCGCTTTTATTCCTTGACGAGCCCACCTCTGGGGTGGACCCCCGGGCGCGGCGCCTTTTCTGGGATATCATCCACCGTCTTGCCCAGGAAGAGGTGACGGTTTTAGTGACGACCCACTATATGGACGAGGCGGCTTATTGCCACAGGCTTGCTTTTATGTATGGGGGAAAGCTCCTGGTCTGCGGAACGCCGGAGCAGGTAAAAGAGCGATCAGGCGAGCAAAACCTGGAGACGGCCTTTGTGAGGCTTGTGCGCAAGCAGAAAGTGAGCGGCATCAAGTCTAAGCTAGATTAG
- the metW gene encoding methionine biosynthesis protein MetW: protein MNGNGKHRWDHEAIFDLIPEGSSVLDLGCGDGELLARLMAEKKVEGLGIEKDFHRVAGAIARGVPVLHLDLDEGLTGLPDGFFDFVVLEKTLQEVNKPLFVLEEMLRVGRAGVISFPNFGHWHVVASLILTGRMPVTPALPYQWYETPNIHLFTVRDFLDWARSSQVRIERGLSWVEGRVLPFCEEDAVIAEEVLFVVSRPSHE, encoded by the coding sequence GTGAACGGAAACGGAAAACACCGCTGGGATCACGAGGCCATTTTTGATCTTATCCCCGAGGGGTCCTCTGTCCTCGACCTGGGCTGCGGGGATGGGGAACTCCTCGCAAGGCTGATGGCAGAGAAGAAAGTCGAGGGGCTGGGAATTGAAAAGGATTTTCACCGGGTGGCAGGAGCCATCGCCAGGGGGGTTCCCGTCCTGCATTTGGATCTGGACGAGGGGCTGACAGGCTTGCCGGACGGTTTTTTTGATTTTGTGGTTTTGGAGAAAACCCTGCAGGAGGTCAACAAACCCCTCTTCGTTCTTGAGGAAATGCTCCGGGTTGGAAGGGCCGGGGTGATCAGTTTCCCGAACTTCGGACACTGGCATGTCGTTGCCTCGCTGATTTTAACGGGGAGAATGCCGGTGACGCCGGCCCTTCCCTACCAGTGGTATGAGACTCCAAACATCCACCTCTTCACGGTAAGAGATTTTCTCGATTGGGCGCGCTCCAGTCAGGTCCGGATAGAACGGGGGTTGTCTTGGGTCGAGGGAAGGGTTCTTCCTTTTTGTGAGGAGGATGCCGTAATTGCCGAGGAGGTTTTGTTTGTCGTCTCCCGCCCTTCCCATGAATAA
- a CDS encoding efflux RND transporter periplasmic adaptor subunit, giving the protein MKKLIGRGLVIALLVLFVLLLLGGGWFAYLRFGPEPGDPGLISASGTIEALEVDVCPEVGGRIVSLRVNSGDQIKAGQIVAVLDQSQFQAQVEGAKAALARAQARLSDLEAGAREEEKGEAAAALEQAQVNRDRAAREWERVVELYEAGAVSEQERDRAQAALELAGAQLKAAEQRLALVEAGTRPGVLAQAREDVRQARATLTQAEVALSRTVIRAPVDGNVLLKNFEVGEIAAAGAPIITLGDLRQMWLRLYLPEPDLGRIRLGQKVEITVDSFPDRRFWGKITEISQEAEFTPKFVQTKKERVNLVFAIKVSVPNPDGLLKPGMPADAVIRASLKDG; this is encoded by the coding sequence TTGAAGAAGTTAATTGGACGGGGTCTCGTAATTGCCCTGCTCGTGCTTTTCGTGCTTCTCCTTCTGGGAGGGGGCTGGTTCGCCTACCTTCGTTTTGGGCCGGAACCGGGTGATCCCGGACTGATTTCTGCAAGCGGTACGATTGAGGCTCTCGAAGTGGACGTTTGCCCCGAGGTAGGGGGGCGGATTGTTTCCCTCAGGGTAAATTCAGGCGATCAGATAAAAGCGGGGCAGATTGTTGCGGTTTTGGACCAATCTCAATTCCAGGCCCAGGTCGAGGGGGCGAAGGCGGCCCTGGCCCGTGCCCAGGCGCGCTTAAGCGATCTCGAGGCCGGGGCTCGGGAGGAAGAAAAAGGAGAAGCCGCGGCGGCTTTAGAACAGGCGCAGGTAAATCGCGACCGCGCGGCACGGGAGTGGGAGCGCGTCGTGGAACTTTACGAGGCGGGGGCAGTTTCGGAACAGGAGCGCGACCGGGCTCAGGCCGCTCTTGAGCTTGCGGGGGCACAACTGAAAGCGGCGGAGCAGCGCCTGGCGCTGGTCGAGGCCGGGACGCGCCCCGGCGTGCTCGCCCAGGCCAGGGAGGATGTGCGCCAGGCCCGGGCAACACTTACCCAGGCCGAGGTTGCGTTAAGCCGGACCGTTATCAGGGCACCTGTTGACGGGAATGTTTTACTGAAAAATTTTGAGGTCGGGGAAATCGCGGCAGCCGGTGCCCCAATTATCACCCTCGGGGACCTCCGTCAAATGTGGCTGCGCCTTTATCTGCCTGAACCGGATTTAGGGAGGATAAGGCTTGGGCAAAAGGTCGAGATTACCGTTGACTCCTTTCCGGACCGGAGATTTTGGGGGAAAATCACCGAAATATCCCAGGAGGCGGAATTCACCCCTAAATTCGTCCAGACAAAAAAGGAGCGCGTCAACCTCGTTTTTGCGATCAAGGTTTCTGTACCTAATCCGGACGGCCTGCTAAAACCGGGGATGCCGGCCGATGCCGTAATTCGTGCTAGCCTCAAGGATGGCTGA
- a CDS encoding PLP-dependent aspartate aminotransferase family protein — MKLATQLVQAGVGWDYRTGAISMPIYQTATFRHPGLGQSTGFDYSRTGNPTRQVLEETICSLEGGRRGLAFASGMAAITALMFLFQPGDHILVSDDLYGGTYRLFTTLGSSYGLAFSFLDFTDMDGLSQSITPKTKAIFVETPTNPLMKIIDLKAVIALAKQSGLLAIVDNTFFTPYLQRPLEFGADLVVHSATKYIGGHNDVVAGLIASGSEELGEKLAFIQNAAGAVPGPQDCWLLLRGLKTLAARLEWAQDTALRLARFLQRHPAVKKVYYPGLPSHPGHELCKRQAGGFGAMLSFEVKSKQMVPQILARLKIISFAESLGGVESLITYPETQTHADIPLDVRRQLGINECLLRLSVGLEDPGDLEADLRQALEF, encoded by the coding sequence GTGAAATTGGCAACACAGCTTGTCCAGGCAGGGGTGGGTTGGGACTACAGGACGGGAGCCATCAGCATGCCGATTTACCAGACGGCAACATTCCGTCACCCCGGTTTGGGTCAAAGCACAGGCTTTGATTACAGCCGGACGGGAAACCCGACCCGGCAGGTACTGGAGGAAACCATTTGCAGCCTGGAAGGGGGGCGGAGGGGGCTGGCCTTCGCCTCCGGGATGGCTGCAATTACGGCACTCATGTTCCTCTTTCAGCCAGGTGACCACATCCTGGTTTCGGATGATCTCTATGGTGGTACGTACCGCCTCTTTACAACCCTGGGTTCCAGTTATGGTCTTGCCTTTTCTTTTCTTGACTTTACTGACATGGATGGCTTAAGCCAAAGCATCACTCCAAAAACGAAGGCAATTTTTGTGGAAACTCCCACAAATCCTCTCATGAAAATCATTGACCTGAAAGCGGTTATCGCACTTGCGAAGCAATCCGGTCTTTTGGCCATCGTGGACAACACCTTTTTTACGCCATATCTGCAGCGTCCCCTGGAGTTCGGTGCGGATCTCGTCGTCCACAGCGCCACCAAATACATCGGCGGTCACAATGATGTGGTTGCCGGGCTCATTGCAAGCGGGAGTGAAGAACTGGGCGAGAAGCTTGCCTTTATCCAGAACGCGGCCGGCGCGGTTCCGGGCCCTCAGGACTGCTGGCTCCTCCTGCGGGGCTTGAAAACCCTCGCGGCGCGGCTGGAATGGGCCCAGGATACGGCACTTCGGCTCGCCCGGTTTCTCCAAAGGCACCCTGCGGTCAAAAAAGTTTACTATCCCGGTTTGCCCAGTCACCCGGGGCATGAACTTTGCAAAAGGCAGGCCGGGGGGTTCGGAGCGATGCTTTCTTTCGAAGTTAAGTCTAAGCAAATGGTTCCCCAGATCCTGGCCAGGCTGAAAATCATCTCTTTTGCTGAAAGCCTCGGGGGAGTAGAATCCCTGATCACCTACCCGGAAACCCAGACTCATGCGGACATTCCGTTGGATGTAAGGCGGCAGTTGGGAATAAATGAATGCCTGCTCAGGCTTTCTGTGGGACTGGAGGATCCCGGTGATCTGGAAGCCGACCTGAGACAGGCTTTGGAATTTTAA
- a CDS encoding isoprenylcysteine carboxylmethyltransferase family protein, whose translation MGDHARGHLLATLFLGEKWTLVVCQLGNLFMLGGMALVAAGWWRIYRAQGELVTGGIYRYLRHPQYLGLIIFAADLIVQWPTIAGLLMFPLVVLAYVRLAGREEKELEREFGEAYLFYKERTPAFLPFLRRSALNSYSSCREV comes from the coding sequence ATGGGAGACCACGCCCGGGGGCACCTCCTGGCCACTTTGTTTTTAGGTGAAAAGTGGACGCTTGTCGTTTGCCAGCTTGGGAACCTTTTCATGCTGGGCGGCATGGCGCTTGTGGCTGCAGGATGGTGGCGGATTTACCGCGCCCAGGGAGAACTGGTCACCGGGGGGATCTATCGCTACCTGCGGCACCCCCAGTATCTCGGGTTGATCATTTTTGCAGCGGACCTCATCGTCCAGTGGCCGACCATTGCTGGCCTGCTGATGTTCCCGCTGGTGGTTCTTGCCTATGTGCGTTTGGCCGGCAGGGAGGAAAAGGAACTGGAAAGAGAGTTTGGGGAGGCTTACCTTTTCTATAAAGAGAGAACCCCGGCCTTTCTTCCTTTCTTGAGGCGCTCCGCACTCAATTCGTACAGTTCATGCAGGGAGGTGTGA
- a CDS encoding homoserine O-acetyltransferase codes for MSDPLNVLVKKAPDQHDPPDSPRSVGWTVPHRVRLADEKNPLPLDCGRTFAPVDVEYEVYGELNPARDNAILILHALSGDAHAAGWSARADELGRPWLKKRPGWWDGMIGPGKAFDTTKYCVICSNLLGSCYGTTGPASTDPETGRPYGLRFPVVTVGDWVRLQERLVSYLGITRLRAVAGGSLGGQQALEWALAYPERVESALIIASAARLSDQGLAFNAVARHAITTDPNFQDGDYYGKATPDRGLAAARMLGHITYLSEVSMRWKFGRRFCNGEGPGFHLGVDFEVESYLRHQGEAFVERFDANSYLYITRAMDYYDAANWGEGDLDRACSRIQSRLLLVSFSSDWLYPPEQMKELALALTRSRKRVSYVNIPSTYGHDAFLLEVEKLSCLVRSFLEGGRLA; via the coding sequence GTGAGCGATCCGCTCAACGTTCTCGTCAAAAAGGCCCCCGATCAACATGATCCACCTGACTCTCCGCGTTCCGTAGGGTGGACCGTGCCGCATCGGGTGCGGCTTGCAGATGAAAAAAACCCCCTTCCCCTCGACTGCGGGAGAACCTTTGCTCCCGTTGATGTGGAGTACGAGGTTTACGGGGAACTGAACCCCGCTCGGGACAACGCCATCCTGATCCTGCACGCCCTTTCGGGAGATGCTCATGCTGCAGGCTGGAGCGCCAGGGCCGACGAACTGGGCCGCCCCTGGCTTAAGAAAAGGCCCGGCTGGTGGGACGGGATGATCGGCCCGGGCAAGGCTTTTGATACCACGAAGTACTGCGTGATCTGTTCCAATCTTTTGGGAAGCTGCTACGGAACAACAGGCCCCGCTTCCACCGATCCCGAAACCGGGCGGCCCTACGGCCTTCGCTTTCCTGTAGTAACCGTGGGAGACTGGGTCCGGCTGCAGGAGCGCCTGGTCAGTTATCTCGGCATCACGCGCCTGCGCGCGGTGGCAGGGGGTTCCCTGGGCGGGCAGCAGGCCCTGGAGTGGGCGCTTGCCTATCCGGAGCGTGTGGAATCGGCTCTGATCATTGCTTCTGCGGCCCGCCTGAGCGACCAGGGGCTTGCCTTCAACGCCGTTGCCAGGCACGCGATCACTACCGATCCCAATTTTCAAGACGGCGACTACTACGGGAAGGCGACGCCGGACCGGGGGCTTGCGGCCGCCCGGATGCTCGGCCACATCACCTACCTTTCGGAGGTTTCGATGCGCTGGAAATTCGGCCGCAGGTTTTGCAACGGGGAGGGCCCCGGGTTTCACCTGGGCGTGGATTTCGAGGTTGAGAGCTATCTCCGGCATCAGGGAGAGGCCTTTGTGGAGAGATTTGACGCCAACAGCTACCTTTACATCACCCGGGCGATGGACTACTATGATGCCGCGAACTGGGGGGAGGGGGACCTGGATCGGGCTTGCAGCAGGATTCAAAGCAGATTGCTCCTGGTTTCTTTTTCCTCCGATTGGCTTTATCCACCGGAGCAGATGAAGGAACTGGCGCTTGCCCTGACCCGTAGCAGGAAGCGGGTGAGTTATGTTAATATTCCATCCACCTACGGGCATGATGCCTTCCTCCTTGAGGTCGAGAAGCTCTCCTGCCTGGTCCGCTCCTTTCTGGAAGGGGGGAGGCTCGCGTGA
- a CDS encoding ABC transporter ATP-binding protein, translated as MQKDFGSVRALRGLDLEIGRGEIWGLIGPGGAGKTTTLRLLAGLFPPTGGEALVLGARLTPSGTNDFERVRHRIGYMPQGLCCYRDLTVSENLYFFGRIYGIGPRKMKERIEFLLEFTGLVPFARRLADHLSGGMRQKLGLACSILPDPDILLLDEPTNGIDPAARQDFWDLLRTLRQEQEPAVLIATCYMDEAARCDRVTLLYEGRALAAGPPAALAELLEGKVLEVKGVQIYRAREVLASLPGVKEANLFGDHLHLVVQDQIQEEEVKGALAGAGLHGAEVCRIPPCCEDIFLSLLERQGGLQ; from the coding sequence TTGCAAAAAGATTTTGGGAGCGTGAGGGCACTCCGGGGCCTTGATCTCGAGATCGGACGGGGTGAGATCTGGGGCCTGATCGGACCCGGCGGGGCCGGGAAAACGACGACCTTGCGCCTGCTCGCCGGGCTCTTTCCCCCTACCGGGGGGGAGGCTCTGGTTTTAGGAGCACGGCTTACCCCCTCCGGGACAAATGATTTTGAGCGGGTGCGGCACCGGATCGGCTACATGCCCCAGGGCTTGTGCTGCTACAGGGATTTAACTGTTTCCGAAAACCTGTACTTTTTCGGGCGGATTTATGGTATCGGTCCGCGCAAAATGAAAGAGCGGATCGAATTTTTGCTCGAGTTTACCGGCCTCGTTCCCTTCGCGCGGCGCCTGGCAGACCACCTTTCAGGTGGGATGCGCCAGAAGCTGGGCCTGGCCTGCAGCATTCTCCCCGATCCTGACATCCTGCTCCTGGATGAGCCAACTAACGGCATAGACCCCGCAGCCCGCCAGGACTTCTGGGATCTGCTCCGGACCTTGCGGCAGGAACAGGAGCCGGCGGTCCTCATTGCCACCTGTTATATGGATGAAGCCGCCCGCTGCGACCGGGTTACCCTTTTATATGAAGGGCGCGCACTGGCAGCGGGGCCCCCGGCAGCCCTCGCGGAATTGTTGGAAGGAAAGGTCCTGGAAGTGAAGGGAGTTCAGATATACCGCGCCCGGGAGGTCTTGGCCTCCCTGCCGGGCGTAAAAGAGGCAAATCTTTTCGGAGATCACCTGCACCTTGTGGTGCAGGATCAGATTCAGGAGGAAGAAGTGAAAGGCGCCCTGGCCGGCGCGGGGTTGCACGGCGCGGAAGTCTGCCGGATTCCTCCCTGCTGCGAGGATATTTTTCTTTCCCTCCTGGAGCGGCAGGGAGGCCTGCAGTAA